A stretch of DNA from Streptomyces xanthii:
GGATGGTCGCGGCCTGGATCGGGAAGGGGGTGGTCACCCCGTTCTGCGCGAGCTTGCGGACGACGCCCTCGGGCAGACCGAGGTCGGCGAAGGTGATGGTGGGCTCGGCGTCCTCGATCTCGTCGAGCTCGGCCTCGGCGGCCTCGACGACGTCGGCCTCGGGGGCCTCGGGGGCCTCGGTGACGGCCGCGTCGGTCACGTCGTTCTCGACGGCGTCGACGTTCTGGTCAGCGAGGTTCTCAAGGGAAATGGACATGCGAAATGCGAAACCTTCCGGAGTCTCGGCACGCGCCCGTCAACTCCGTGTAATTGCGCTTTCGCAAGTCGACCGCCTCAATGCGGTCCAGCCACGGCAAGGGAGAGTACGCGCCACACGGCGCTCTCTTCTGCGGCGCCGGGCAAATGGGATCAAACGATCTACCACCATACGCACCCACCCACCCCCGAGGCAAACCAGAACCCTGAGACCCCGCTCACAGCGGGCCGCGAGCACTCAGGCGGGCGCCCCGGCGCGCGGGGTCGGCTCCCCCATCATCACGCGCGCCCCGGCCTGCTCGTGCGCCGAGGACGAGGGCTCCGCGGTCGTCGGGGACGGCGGCGGGGTCTGCGACGGGGTCGGGTCCGGCGTGGGCGTCGACACGGGCGGGGTGGTGCGCGGCGGCGTCGGCCGGCCCGGGGAGGTCGCGGGCGCCGGCTTCGTGGGGTGGCCGCCGCGCGGGGGCGACGCCGAGCCCGACGGCTCCGCCGAGGCGCCGTCCGCGCCCTCGTCGCCGTGCCCGTCCTTGCCGCCCTTGCCGTCCTCGGCGCCCTTCGCGTCGCCGTCCGCCCCGTCCGACGCCCCCGCGCGGCCGGGGTCGCGGCCGGCCCGCGGCGCGGCGGCCCCGCCCGAGTCCGCCGTCCCGCCCTCGGGAGCCGCGGCGCCACCGCGGTGCGAGGCGGAGTGCGAGGGCGCGGGCCCGTCCTTGCCGTCGGCCACACTCATGCACCCGGCGGCCGCGGCGACGGCCACCGCGGTCGCGGCCACACGCCCCAGACGAAGGACACGGACGGATACGGGCAGCTGGCGCACGGGGGCACCTCCGGGGCACGGAACGGGGACACCGTTCCCAACTCCCGCGCCCCGCAAGAAGACACGCGCCACCCCGGCCGGAACCGCCCGTCAGCCGTATCCGAGCGCGTGCAGCCGGGCGTCGTCGATCCCGAAGTGGTGCGCGATCTCGTGCACCACGGTGATCTCCGTCTCCACGACCACGTCCTCCCGCGCCTCGCACATCCGCAGCGTCGGCCCCTGGTAGATCGTGATCCGGTCCGGCAGCACCCCCGCGTACCACTCGCCGCGGTCGGTCAGCGGCGTGCCCTCGTAGAGCCCGAGCAGCTCGGGATCGTCGGCGGGCGGCTCGTCCTCCACGAACACGGCCACGTTGTCCATGAGCCGCGTCAACTCGGGCGGAATCCGGTCGAGCGCCTCGGCGACCAGTTCCTCGAACTCCTCACGCGTCATCTCCAGCACCCGGCCATTGTCCGGCACAACCCGCATATCCACCCGCTCACTTGGGCATACGGGAGCAATGGCCCGCTCGCCCACCGCCGCCATACGTGTCCTGCGCCGGGCGCTCCGCCGCGCGCGGGGAGCCCGGGACCCCCGCGCGCGCCCCCTCGCCCTGCAGCTCGTGCAGCCGCCGCACCCCGTGGCCCGCGCCCTCGGCCTGGTCGCCGTCGTCCTGCTCGGCGCCTGGCTGGGCCTGCTGATCGTGGGCAGCGTCCGCACTCCGGTCGGCCCGATGGACACCAAGATGACGCTGCGGCCGTCCCTGACGGGCGGCACGAAGATCAACGTGTCGCCGCTCGGCGCCCTGGAGCTGGACTCCCACACGGGCCCGATCCGCCTGGACGTCGACGTCGACCGGCTCGACCCCGACCGCTCCCAGGCCCTCGTCGACCACCCCGAGCGCATCTCCGGCCTCCAGGACGAGGTGGCCCGCGACGTCGAGCACGGCACCGTCGACCTGGCCCTGCGCTCCTGCGTCGCCGTCGTCTCCGGCGCCACCGCCCTCGGCCTCGCCGTCTACCGCCGCCCGCGCCGCGCCCTCGCTGCCGGCGGCCTCGCCCTCGCGCTCCTCATGGCCTCGGGCGTGAGCGCGTACGCCACTTGGAACCCGAAGTCGGTCCTGGAGCCCCGCTTCTCCGGGCTGCTGTCCTCGGCGCCCTCCGTCGTCGGCAACGCCCGCTCGATCGTCACCGAGTTCGACGTCTACCAGCAGGAGTTGGCCCGCCTGGTCACCAACGTCACCAAGCTCTACGACGTGACGTCCACGCTTCCCGCGTACCGGCCCGACCCGTCCACGATCCGCGTCCTGCACGTCTCCGACATCCATCTCAACCCGGCGTCCTGGAAGATCATCGCCTCGCTCGTGAAGCAGTACCGGATCTCGGTGATCGTCGACACCGGCGACACGATGGACCACGGCTCCACCGCCGAGAACGCCTTCCTCGACCCGGTCGCCGACCTGGGCGCCCCGTACGTGTGGATCCGCGGGAACCACGACTCGAAGGAGACCCAGCGCTATCTGGGCCGCTTCAAGAACGTGCACGTGCTCGACGAGGGCCGGGCGGCCACCGTCGCGGGCCTGCGCTTCGCGGGCACCGGCGACCCCCAGTACACGCCGGACCGCTCCACGAAGGCCCTAGGCGACCCCGCCGAGCGTCTCGCGGGCATCCGGCTCGCCTCGGCCCTGCGCGACCAGCGGGCGGCCGGCACGCCCGTCGACGTCGCGCTGGCCCACAACCCGCTCGCCGCGCGCCAGACGGACGGGGCGGTGCCGCTGGTCCTGTCGGGGCACGTCCACCACCAGGAGATGGAGGTGCTGCCGCTGGGGACCCGGCTGCGGATCGAGGGCTCGACCGGGGGCAGCGGGCTGCGTGCCGTCGACGACAAGGAGCCGGACCCGGTGGAGGCGTCGGTGCTCTATCTGGACCGGACGACCAAGCGGCTCCAGGCCTGGGACGAGATCAGGCTGGGCGGTCTGGGCCTGACGACGGCCGAGGTCAGCCGCCATCTCCCGGCCGAGAACCAGCCCGGGGCCACGCCGTCGCCGAGCCCTCCGGAGGTCACCCCGTAAACCGTTTTGGCGAACCGTCCCCGCATCCCATATGCTTCTCACGTCCCCGACGCGCTGCGAAGCGCGCAGGCGGGCCGATAGCCCTCATCGTCTAGCGGCCTAGGACGCCGCCCTTTCAAGGCGGTAGCACGGGTTCGAATCCCGTTGGGGGCACGCAAGACACTGTGCGACACTTAGTCGCGCAACAGCTTGGTCCTGTGGAGCAGTTTGGAGTGCTCGCCACCCTGTCAAGGTGGAGGCCGCGGGTTCAAATCCCGTCAGGACCGCTGAAGTTCTTCGGAACTTCGTGGCTGGGTAGCTCAGTTGGTACGAGCGATCGCCTGAAAAGCGATAGGTCGCCGGTTCGACCCCGGCCCCAGCCACAAGCCTTCGGGCCCCGTCCATCGGACGGGGCCCGAAGTCGTTTCCGGGTCAGTTCTCCGGCAGCACCGTGGTCTCACCGACCGCCAGGAGCAGCTGAATGGGCCATTCCGGGTCGGCCTGGCCCACGGCGAGCCCGATCCACCGGTCGGTGGCCGGCAGCCGCCACACCTGGACGCTCCCGGCCATGCAGCTCAGGAAACTCATCGGTTCGGGCACCGGGCCGTCCGTCTCCAGATACGGCCACAGCTCGATCGCGTGCGGCGCGCCCCAGCGTCCGGTCAGCCGGGCGGCGAGTGCCGTGCGCGCGGACTCGATCTCCTGCTCGGCCGCCTCGACGATCTCCTCGTCGCGGCTGTCCCAGAAGTCCCGGCTCTCGCGGAGCACGGCGAGGTGGTGGCCGGGCCCGCCCCACACGTCCTCCTCCGACGGCCGGGTCCGCCCCGCCGGGAACGGCAGGACGCTCAGGCGGTCCACCACGGACAGTTCGTTCGGCATGGCCGGAGCCTACGGGCGGCGCGGCTCGGGACGAGGGCTACACCGGGGCCGCGTGCAGGGGCTGGGTGCCGCGGCCGCCCGGGTGGCGGTGGCGCCAGAACCAGAAGAGGGCGCAGGAGACGAGGGACCAGGCGGTCAGCACCAGGAACGGGAAGGCGTGCTGGTGGCCCTGGAAGTAGACCGCCGTGTGCTGGGCGTTGACGGAGGCGCCGGGCGGGAGCCACTGCCCGACCCGGCCGATGAAGGTGGGGAGCAGCGGCGGGGCGACGGCTCCGCCGGAGGCGGGGTTGCCGAGCAGCACGAGCAGACCCCAGGTCGGGATCATCGCCCAGCGGTGGAAGAACGTGTTGAACATCGTGAAGACCATGCCGCAGGTGAACATCGTCAGCGCGAGGATCAGCCAGGACTCGACGAAGGGCAGGTCGACCGCGCCGAGCCACCAGTCGGCGACGGCGGCGACGGCGAAGCCGCCGAGCAGGGCGTAGGCGGCCGTGAAGGCGATCCGCTCGGCCGGGTTCAGGGCGCGGGCGTGGACGCTGAGCTGGATCGCGCCGACGAAACCGATGATCACGGCGGCGAGCGAGATGTAGAAGATCGTGAGGCCGCGCGGGTCGCCGCTCTGCAGCGGGCGCACGTCGCGGACGGTGACGGGGATGCCGGTGGCCTTGCCGACGGCGGGTCCGGCCTCGGTGAAGACCTGGGCGACGGAGAACCCGGAGGCGCCGGACACGTCGAGCAGGACCCGGTCGCCGCCGTCCCGCACGTCGAACACGGCGTAGACGCGCTGCTCGTCGATGGCCTCGGCGGCGTCCTGCCGGGAGGCGTAGGGCTTGAGGTCGAGCTGGGCGTCGAGCGCCTTCTCCATCGCGCCGAGGAACTGCCGGCCGCGGGCCTGGTCGTACTGGCCGGTGACGCCGGTGGGGATGTGGTGCGGGGTGGGGTTGGCCATGGAGTACGTGTAGGCGGCGGCGAAGAGCGCGGCCGCGGCCGCGAGGATCAGGACGAGGACGGTCGCGGGGAAGAACGGGGACTTCTTGTAGTTGGCCCAGTGGTCGGCCCGGGTGGGCGGGCGTCCGTGCTCGCCGTGCGGCGGGTGCGGGCGCGGCTGTTCGTCATCGGCCAGGGGCGACATACCCTGCACGCTAAAGCACGTATAAGCCGCATACATCCCAGAAGGACCCGCGTCCCTCGCCGGGTGCGGGGCCCGCGGCAAAACCGTTCGCCACGAATTTCTCCGAGGTGAGATCCTGGAGGACGTATGTCTACGCAGCCTGCCCCCGCCGCCGACCGGATCGCCGCCGTAGCGCGGCGCCTGTCCGAGCTGTCCCTTCGCGACGCCCACCGCCTCGGTCGCAGGCTGGAAGGGGCCCGCAAGATCCGTAAGCCCGAGGCCCGGGCCGCGGTCGTCGCCGAGATCGACGCCGAGGCCGAGAAGGCCGCGGTGCGCACGGACACCCGCCGTGCCCGCCGGGCCGAGCTCGAGGTCACGTACCCCGAACAGCTCCCGGTCAGCCAGAAGAAGGACGAGATCGCCGACGCGATCCGCGATCACCAGGTCGTGATCGTGGCCGGTGAGACCGGCTCCGGCAAGACCACGCAGATCCCGAAGATCTGTCTGGAGCTGGGGCGCGGGGTGCGCGGCATGATCGGGCACACCCAGCCGCGCCGGATCGCGGCCCGCACGGTCGCCGAGCGCGTGGCGGAGGAGCTGCGCACGCCGCTGGGCGACGCGGTCGGCTGGAAGGTCCGCTTCACCGATCAGGTGAACCAGGACGCGACGTTCGTGAAGCTGATGACGGACGGCATCCTGCTGGCCGAGATCCAGACGGACCGCGACCTGCGCGCGTACGACACGATCATCATCGACGAGGCCCACGAGCGGTCCCTGAACATCGACTTCCTGCTCGGGTACCTGGCGCAGCTGCTGCCGCGCCGTCCCGACCTGAAGGTCGTCATCACGTCGGCGACGATCGACCCGGAGCGCTTCTCGCGGCACTTCGGCGACGCCCCGATCGTCGAGGTCAGCGGCCGTACGTACCCGGTGGAGGTGCGCTACCGCCCGCTCCTCGAAGAGG
This window harbors:
- a CDS encoding metallophosphoesterase family protein; translation: MARSPTAAIRVLRRALRRARGARDPRARPLALQLVQPPHPVARALGLVAVVLLGAWLGLLIVGSVRTPVGPMDTKMTLRPSLTGGTKINVSPLGALELDSHTGPIRLDVDVDRLDPDRSQALVDHPERISGLQDEVARDVEHGTVDLALRSCVAVVSGATALGLAVYRRPRRALAAGGLALALLMASGVSAYATWNPKSVLEPRFSGLLSSAPSVVGNARSIVTEFDVYQQELARLVTNVTKLYDVTSTLPAYRPDPSTIRVLHVSDIHLNPASWKIIASLVKQYRISVIVDTGDTMDHGSTAENAFLDPVADLGAPYVWIRGNHDSKETQRYLGRFKNVHVLDEGRAATVAGLRFAGTGDPQYTPDRSTKALGDPAERLAGIRLASALRDQRAAGTPVDVALAHNPLAARQTDGAVPLVLSGHVHHQEMEVLPLGTRLRIEGSTGGSGLRAVDDKEPDPVEASVLYLDRTTKRLQAWDEIRLGGLGLTTAEVSRHLPAENQPGATPSPSPPEVTP
- a CDS encoding metallopeptidase family protein — encoded protein: MLEMTREEFEELVAEALDRIPPELTRLMDNVAVFVEDEPPADDPELLGLYEGTPLTDRGEWYAGVLPDRITIYQGPTLRMCEAREDVVVETEITVVHEIAHHFGIDDARLHALGYG
- a CDS encoding ABC-2 transporter permease; this encodes MSPLADDEQPRPHPPHGEHGRPPTRADHWANYKKSPFFPATVLVLILAAAAALFAAAYTYSMANPTPHHIPTGVTGQYDQARGRQFLGAMEKALDAQLDLKPYASRQDAAEAIDEQRVYAVFDVRDGGDRVLLDVSGASGFSVAQVFTEAGPAVGKATGIPVTVRDVRPLQSGDPRGLTIFYISLAAVIIGFVGAIQLSVHARALNPAERIAFTAAYALLGGFAVAAVADWWLGAVDLPFVESWLILALTMFTCGMVFTMFNTFFHRWAMIPTWGLLVLLGNPASGGAVAPPLLPTFIGRVGQWLPPGASVNAQHTAVYFQGHQHAFPFLVLTAWSLVSCALFWFWRHRHPGGRGTQPLHAAPV